In Musa acuminata AAA Group cultivar baxijiao chromosome BXJ2-10, Cavendish_Baxijiao_AAA, whole genome shotgun sequence, a genomic segment contains:
- the LOC135625831 gene encoding uncharacterized protein LOC135625831, whose amino-acid sequence MAETLDVETAPIGETSASLPGLVSDTQNVEQASDFEPGDNSLELEEKAPDAAVEKGEDRRELTRTRYSRKEMEAMRSRGVREQRRWWEEVYEGLGEVVGRDYDGLRADSTRKQKRRGKNKKAKASPVVCEEFSVNASESLDLLDYSEIACDDANVGSQNGQSVEEWCCDNECINNEDDSSDDEPDSIQRPAFLVEGEPDFDSGPPLDGIEYLRRVRWEAAQIPKVKVAKLKVSKRSSEQTPYMPKIPEFEKCPCNLFPSKLWEDAFLAEYSEIRQAFSELEDSCDQLFSTSQDKNACKDPDHTRKPESFPTMSFLCRMDAVSRASTLRNYISMFESADVLSRDDCLWLFALSVVVDTPLDADMCSSMRCLLRKCLSCLARKSEPDDEVAMLNILVAITGKYFGQSEN is encoded by the exons ATGGCGGAAACCCTAGATGTCGAGACCGCACCGATCGGAGAAACCTCGGCCTCCTTGCCCGGCCTCGTTTCTGACACCCAAAATGTTGAACAGGCGAGTGATTTCGAGCCAGGAGACAACTCTCTTGAGTTGGAGGAGAAGGCCCCTGATGCAGCGGTAGAGAAGGGGGAAGATAGAAGAGAGTTAACCAGGACTCGCTATTCGAGGAAGGAGATGGAGGCGATGAGGTCTAGGGGCGTCAGagagcagcggcggtggtgggaGGAGGTGTACGAGGGGCTGGGCGAGGTCGTCGGTCGAGATTACGATGGGCTTCGCGCGGATAGCACTCGGAAGCAAAAGCGCAGGGGAAAGAACAAAAAAGCAAAGGCCTCCCCTGTTGTCT GTGAAGAATTTTCTGTAAATGCTTCTGAAAGTTTGGATCTGTTGGATTACTCTGAGATTGCTTGCGATGATGCTAATGTTGGTAGTCAGAATGGCCAATCTGTAGAAGAATGGTGCTGTGACAATGAATGCATAAACAATGAAGATGACAGCAGTGACGATGAGCCTGACAGTATTCAGAGGCCTGCCTTTCTTGTTGAAGGTGAACCTGATTTTGATTCTGGTCCACCATTAGATGGGATAGAGTACCTTAGACGGGTCAG GTGGGAAGCTGCTCAAATTCCAAAAGTGAAAGTGGCGAAGCTCAAAGTGAGTAAACGAAGCAGTGAACAAACACCTTATATGCCTAAAATACCAGAGTTTGAGAAGTGCCCTTGTAACTTGTTTCCATCTAAACTTTGGGAAGATGCTTTCCTTGCTGAATATTCAGAGATAAGACAG GCTTTCTCAGAGCTGGAAGATTCTTGTGACCAACTTTTCTCGACAAGTCAAGATAAAAATGCTTGCAAAGACCCTGACCATACACGCAAGCCAGAGAGTTTTCCAACTATGTCGTTCTTGTGCCGCATGGATGCTGTTTCCCGAGCATCAACACTGAGGAactacataagcatgtttgagagTGCAGATGTATTGTCACGGGATGACTGCTTATGGTTGTTTGCGCTCTCAGTAGTAGTGGACACACCACTTGATGCAGATATGTGTTCTTCTATGAGGTGCTTGCTGCGTAAGTGCTTGAGTTGTCTTGCTAGAAAATCCGAGCCCGATGATGAGGTTGCTATGCTAAACATACTCGTCGCAATCACTGGCAAATACTTTGGGCAGTCTGAGAACTAG